From the Platichthys flesus chromosome 6, fPlaFle2.1, whole genome shotgun sequence genome, one window contains:
- the gal gene encoding galanin peptides isoform X1, with translation MQKCFGLFCVSLIICATLSETIGLVIAAKEKRGWTLNSAGYLLGPRRIDHLIQIKDSPSARGRDELVTQYGIDGHRTLGDKLGLAGKRDMGQEEDFRTGTLRIADEDLIHTIIDFLSYLKLKEMGALDTLHSYVTSDELTNP, from the exons atGCAGAAGTGCTTTGGATTGTTTTGCGTGTCGCTCATCATCTGTGCAACTCTCTCAGAGACCATCGGTTTGGTCATTGCg GCGAAGGAGAAGCGAGGCTGGACTCTGAACAGTGCTGGTTACTTGTTGGGTCCCC GTCGTATTGATCACCTAATTCAGATAAAGGATTCTCCAAGTGCCAGAGGCAGAGATGAACTGGTCACTCAAT ATGGAATAGATGGACACCGGACATTAGGAGACAAGCTGGGTCTGGCTGGCAAGAGAGATATGGGTCAGGAGGAAGACTTCAGAAcag GTACCCTAAGAATAGCAGATGAAGACCTCATCCACACCATCATTGACTTCCTCTCATACCTCAAACTTAAAG AGATGGGAGCTTTGGACACCCTGCATTCCTATGTGACATCAGATGAACTGACCAATCCCTAA
- the gal gene encoding galanin peptides isoform X2, protein MQKCFGLFCVSLIICATLSETIGLVIAAKEKRGWTLNSAGYLLGPHGIDGHRTLGDKLGLAGKRDMGQEEDFRTGTLRIADEDLIHTIIDFLSYLKLKEMGALDTLHSYVTSDELTNP, encoded by the exons atGCAGAAGTGCTTTGGATTGTTTTGCGTGTCGCTCATCATCTGTGCAACTCTCTCAGAGACCATCGGTTTGGTCATTGCg GCGAAGGAGAAGCGAGGCTGGACTCTGAACAGTGCTGGTTACTTGTTGGGTCCCC ATGGAATAGATGGACACCGGACATTAGGAGACAAGCTGGGTCTGGCTGGCAAGAGAGATATGGGTCAGGAGGAAGACTTCAGAAcag GTACCCTAAGAATAGCAGATGAAGACCTCATCCACACCATCATTGACTTCCTCTCATACCTCAAACTTAAAG AGATGGGAGCTTTGGACACCCTGCATTCCTATGTGACATCAGATGAACTGACCAATCCCTAA